From one Camarhynchus parvulus chromosome 25, STF_HiC, whole genome shotgun sequence genomic stretch:
- the LOC115913186 gene encoding scale keratin-like, with translation MSNVNSECLPGCEVACTQPCAYSRSLEPCVASCGDSKAVVFPPPVVLTFPGPTMSTCSQESVVGASQPMVLGAPLASISDEPYGVGSSFGAGGMAGAGPSFGSGGSFGYGGSSGMGGPLGYGGSFGYGMQSSRGACGYGGVLGARGSFGSGGACGYGGSLGMGGSSYSRRFRSTRGGSCLGSWGSS, from the coding sequence ATGTCAAACGTCAACTCCGAGTGCCTGCCGGGCTGCGAGGTGgcctgcacccagccctgcgcctacagcaggagcctggagccctGCGTCGCCTCCTGTGGGGATTCCAAAGCCGTGGTGTTCCCTCCTCCCGTGGTCCTCACCTTCCCGGGCCCCACCATGAGCACCTGCTCCCAGGAGAGTGTGGTGGGAGCATCCCAACCCATGGTTTTGGGTGCTCCCCTCGCCAGCATCTCCGATGAGCCCTATGGGGTGGGCAGCTcctttggggctgggggcatgGCGGGGGCAGGACCCTCCTTCGGATCCGGGGGCTCCTTTGGCTACGGGGGCTCCTCGGGGATGGGGGGTCCCCTGGGATATGGGGGTTCCTTTGGTTATGGAATGCAGAGTTCCCGTGGGGCCTGCGGCTACGGGGGCGTGCTGGGGGCGAGGGGTTCctttgggtctgggggtgccTGTGGCTACGGCGgctccctgggaatggggggcTCCTCATACAGCCGGAGGTTCCGCAGCACCCGCGGCGGAtcctgcctggggagctggggctcaTCCTAA
- the LOC115913185 gene encoding feather keratin B-4-like yields the protein MSSYGQLLSARCASPCEVTCAQPYVDACSEPCVAACGDSRAIVYAPPVVVTFPGPIISSCPTESIVGSSIPEIGGGMGSGGGGMGSGGGGMGSGGGGMGSGGGGMGSGGGSSCGGGMSRLGSLYRGSYLSGYGRNYYPYYSRGYYRYRYGNYGNYGNYGNYGNYGPF from the exons ATGTCCTCCTATGGCCAACTGCTCAGTGCCCGCTGTGCTTCGCCCTGCGAGGTGACATGCGCCCAGCCCTACGTCGACGCCTGCAGCGAGCCCTGCGTAGCCGCCTGCGGAGACTCCCGAGCCATCGTCTATGCCCCGCCCGTGGTCGTGACATTCCCGGGGCCCATcatcagctcctgccccaccGAGAGCATCGTTGGGTCGTCCATCCCTGAGATCGGCGGGGGAATGGGGTCTggagggggtgggatggggtctGGAGGAGGTGGGATGGGGTCTGGAGGTGGTGGGATGGGGTCTGGAGGAGGTGGGATGGGGTCTGGAG GGGGCTCCTCCTGCGGGGGTGGGATGTCACGGCTGGGGAGCCTCTACCGCGGCTCCTATCTCTCAGGCTATGGTAGGAATTATTACCCCTATTATTCCCGAGGGTACTACAGGTATCGCTACGGGAACTACGGGAACTACGGCAACTACGGGAACTACGGGAACTACGGgcctttttaa